A window of Desulfobacterales bacterium contains these coding sequences:
- a CDS encoding YIP1 family protein, whose protein sequence is MAQAIPEFSVTAYFQIATRVMAEPGKFFTELSKTVHVRTPLIFLVVSSLFLAFAAHLVYQFPNPMVMTSILFTNALGMTIISAGLGYALVVLIAGRRFSFVQVLSVYAYAAGTVFLAAWIPMALWLTELWKWWLIGTGLSRACGLSSRQAWSVVALSIGIMVLVFWAMLPVIT, encoded by the coding sequence ATGGCGCAGGCAATTCCGGAATTTTCGGTAACCGCCTATTTTCAGATTGCGACACGGGTAATGGCTGAGCCCGGCAAGTTTTTTACCGAACTGTCCAAAACTGTACACGTTAGAACCCCGCTTATATTTCTGGTGGTGTCCAGCCTGTTTCTCGCATTCGCGGCTCACCTGGTGTATCAGTTCCCGAATCCCATGGTGATGACCTCGATCCTGTTCACCAATGCGCTGGGTATGACGATCATTTCAGCAGGCTTGGGGTATGCGTTGGTGGTGTTAATAGCGGGCCGGCGGTTTTCTTTCGTGCAGGTGTTGTCGGTGTATGCCTATGCCGCGGGCACGGTTTTTCTTGCGGCCTGGATACCCATGGCTCTTTGGCTGACCGAGCTCTGGAAATGGTGGCTGATCGGAACCGGGCTTTCCCGCGCCTGCGGGTTGAGCTCAAGGCAGGCGTGGAGCGTTGTCGCGCTTTCAATAGGTATAATGGTTTTGGTTTTCTGGGCCATGCTTCCGGTAATTACTTGA
- a CDS encoding universal stress protein, with the protein MPTQKNALVLLDGSQRSLMTVDYIAGMQMFQSMKVVLYTVFSGIPECYWDLEKEPSSVHAYHELRAWEKHKKEKIEEYMSTARSRLVNGGFPNAAIEVKIHDREKGIARDILNEAQAGYRTVVLRRRGMGQLEGISMGSVATKLLSKLTFLPIQVAGRKEQTNRILIGVDGSTAAAKAVDFVAENLGKYDCCVMLLHVIRGVGSIMPENSEFEMPVKNVETAEANMQSHFKELREKLLSSGFKPESISEKIITGAYSRAGAIVMEAECGNYSTIVVGRRGLSKVREFFMGRVCQKVVQVGRYHTVWIV; encoded by the coding sequence ATGCCGACTCAAAAAAATGCGCTTGTTTTATTGGACGGATCACAACGCTCATTGATGACAGTTGACTATATTGCCGGCATGCAGATGTTTCAATCCATGAAGGTTGTTCTTTACACGGTTTTTAGCGGCATTCCAGAGTGTTATTGGGACCTGGAGAAAGAGCCTTCAAGTGTTCATGCCTATCATGAGCTTCGGGCCTGGGAAAAACATAAAAAGGAGAAGATTGAAGAATACATGTCAACCGCCCGGAGCCGTTTAGTCAATGGCGGTTTTCCGAACGCCGCAATTGAGGTCAAGATTCACGACCGTGAAAAAGGGATTGCCCGGGATATTTTAAATGAGGCGCAAGCCGGTTATCGCACGGTTGTACTTCGCCGGCGGGGGATGGGGCAGCTGGAAGGCATATCAATGGGCAGCGTTGCCACGAAGCTTTTATCAAAATTGACATTTCTGCCCATTCAGGTGGCGGGACGCAAGGAGCAGACGAACAGGATACTAATAGGCGTAGATGGTTCAACCGCTGCAGCAAAGGCCGTGGATTTTGTCGCAGAAAATCTTGGCAAATACGATTGCTGCGTAATGCTGCTTCATGTGATCCGGGGGGTTGGCAGCATCATGCCGGAAAATTCAGAGTTTGAAATGCCGGTAAAAAATGTTGAGACAGCTGAAGCGAATATGCAGAGCCATTTTAAGGAACTACGAGAAAAGCTGCTCTCCAGCGGCTTTAAGCCGGAGAGCATAAGCGAGAAAATTATTACCGGGGCCTATTCACGCGCCGGAGCAATCGTTATGGAAGCTGAATGCGGAAATTACAGCACTATCGTTGTCGGTCGAAGAGGGCTTTCTAAAGTGCGTGAATTTTTCATGGGCAGGGTCTGCCAGAAAGTCGTGCAAGTGGGCAGGTATCACACGGTTTGGATTGTATAA
- a CDS encoding sigma-54 dependent transcriptional regulator, translated as MSEILIVDDDNQLRQSFDRLLTNDGYTVRTAPTGEAGIEEVQKGSPDLLIMDVKLPGINGLKALAAIRGIDTTLPVIIMTAYGTMETAIEATKLGAFDYVLKPFDIPDILDLIGEALEAGRLMRCRVEMDVTPDTAKRDAIIGRSPCMQEVYKSIGRVAPTDATVLIRGESGTGKELVARAIYQYSHRSDKPFLVINCVAIPETLLESELFGYEKGAFTGAVNRRLGKIEQANGGTVFLDEIGDMPLSIQAKILRLLQEQSIERLGGTRPISVDVRIVAATNRNLERAIEEERFRQDLYYRLKVVTLELPPLKERKGDIPLLCDYFLSLYAKEMEIDNPGMSERAKDMINKHTWPGNIRELGNAIKKALIFSRGYPIRAEEMTQALLVDNEAAATQAENISVESVGRNWVRKKLEEESRPDMYNYLMDRFGSIVIGEALHQTGGNRSQAAKLLGMSRPTLQSKIEKYNLMIETEVRTTPQNPQTP; from the coding sequence ATGAGTGAGATTTTGATTGTAGATGACGATAATCAGCTGCGGCAGAGCTTTGACCGGCTTCTGACAAATGACGGATACACGGTTCGCACCGCGCCCACCGGCGAAGCCGGCATCGAAGAGGTGCAAAAAGGGAGCCCGGATCTTCTGATCATGGATGTGAAGCTTCCCGGCATAAACGGGCTGAAAGCGTTAGCCGCCATACGCGGCATTGATACCACCCTGCCGGTGATTATTATGACCGCCTACGGCACCATGGAAACCGCCATTGAAGCCACCAAACTGGGCGCCTTCGATTATGTTCTAAAACCTTTTGATATACCGGATATTCTGGATTTAATCGGCGAAGCCCTTGAAGCGGGCCGGCTCATGCGTTGCCGGGTGGAAATGGATGTCACACCGGATACTGCCAAGCGGGACGCCATTATCGGCCGAAGCCCCTGCATGCAGGAAGTTTATAAGTCAATCGGCCGTGTGGCGCCCACCGATGCCACCGTTTTGATCCGGGGCGAATCCGGTACCGGCAAAGAATTGGTGGCCCGGGCCATTTATCAGTACAGCCACCGCTCGGATAAACCCTTTTTGGTCATAAACTGTGTGGCCATCCCGGAGACGCTCCTGGAAAGCGAGCTTTTCGGTTATGAAAAAGGCGCCTTCACTGGGGCAGTGAATCGTCGCCTGGGAAAAATCGAGCAGGCAAACGGCGGGACTGTATTCCTCGATGAAATCGGCGATATGCCCCTTTCCATTCAGGCAAAAATCCTGCGCCTGCTTCAGGAGCAAAGCATAGAGCGATTGGGCGGCACCCGACCCATTTCCGTGGATGTGCGGATTGTTGCCGCAACCAACCGTAACCTGGAGCGCGCCATAGAGGAGGAGCGCTTCCGGCAGGACCTGTATTACCGTTTAAAAGTGGTAACGCTTGAGCTGCCGCCGTTAAAGGAGCGAAAGGGCGATATTCCGCTGCTATGCGATTATTTCCTGTCTCTGTATGCAAAGGAGATGGAGATTGATAACCCGGGCATGAGTGAGCGTGCAAAGGATATGATCAATAAACATACCTGGCCGGGAAATATCCGGGAACTGGGCAATGCCATTAAAAAGGCGCTGATTTTTTCCCGGGGGTATCCGATCCGGGCTGAAGAAATGACCCAGGCGCTTTTAGTAGACAATGAGGCGGCAGCCACCCAGGCGGAAAATATTTCCGTTGAAAGCGTCGGGCGGAACTGGGTCCGGAAAAAGCTAGAAGAGGAAAGCCGGCCGGATATGTATAATTATCTGATGGATCGGTTCGGCAGTATCGTCATCGGCGAGGCCCTGCATCAGACCGGAGGCAATCGCAGTCAGGCAGCCAAATTGCTCGGGATGTCACGGCCGACCCTGCAGTCCAAGATAGAAAAATACAATCTCATGATTGAAACTGAAGTAAGAACCACCCCGCAAAATCCCCAGACTCCCTGA
- a CDS encoding ATP-binding protein, whose product MSPHSDKNKNKGKPPEAPNGSEADTRTYFSRLKKRLFVSMILAFIIPLVILSGYFHFQFNATLKKSGKLHVVSLAESLRNTIDLFLQERVVNIFNLFHGDRFTVTPDQSDMHHYLQNLMEANDAFIDVGFFNPAGRQIGYAGPHPYLHGKDYSQEKWFQTLIKQEKNYYISDIYLGFRDKPHFTIAVKQQVNNQYYVMRATLDPDKFYMFLRDIGRGKSIVTSIINREGEYQIVDPDRGQLLAQSGIDPPAKKGSGVTEIAKSGADQLLACAWLSEVDWALIVMQPMRVAYARMYHARVVLIITTVAIIILLFSITWFSVRRLLSRAEATEKKRRELQDQLYHAARLVSVGELAAGVAHEINNPLAIIGSQCGVIRDLFDPEYGGGKDITAELADQIREELAVIDDAVGRAGDITHKLLRSARKTEPRWETTNINQTLEDVVNGLIEREFHVENIELVRDYAEDLPEIQVDVNQLRQVFQNLINNAADAIEGSGKITLTTRVKDNKVQVVISDTGRGMSQEELGKIFLPFFTTKPAGKGTGLGLGISLSIIEAMGGTIDVQSMPGAGSAFTISLPINRGEESENNA is encoded by the coding sequence ATGTCGCCGCATTCGGATAAAAACAAAAATAAGGGTAAGCCGCCGGAAGCGCCGAATGGGTCGGAGGCGGATACGCGAACCTATTTCAGCCGGCTGAAAAAACGGCTGTTTGTCTCTATGATTCTGGCCTTTATTATCCCGCTTGTCATTCTCTCCGGCTACTTTCATTTTCAATTCAATGCCACGCTTAAAAAAAGCGGCAAGCTGCATGTGGTCTCGCTGGCAGAAAGCCTGCGCAATACCATTGATCTGTTTCTCCAGGAACGGGTGGTCAATATATTTAACCTTTTTCATGGCGACCGGTTCACTGTAACGCCGGATCAATCGGATATGCATCATTATCTCCAAAATTTAATGGAGGCCAATGACGCCTTTATCGATGTCGGGTTCTTCAATCCCGCCGGCCGGCAGATCGGATATGCCGGTCCGCACCCTTATCTGCACGGAAAGGACTACAGCCAGGAGAAGTGGTTCCAGACCCTGATAAAGCAGGAGAAGAATTATTATATCAGCGATATATACCTGGGGTTTCGGGATAAACCCCATTTTACCATTGCGGTCAAGCAGCAGGTGAATAACCAGTATTACGTAATGCGCGCCACGCTGGATCCGGACAAGTTCTACATGTTTTTGAGGGACATAGGGCGCGGCAAAAGTATCGTGACATCAATTATTAACCGTGAGGGGGAATACCAGATCGTGGATCCGGACAGGGGTCAGCTGCTTGCGCAAAGCGGCATTGATCCGCCGGCAAAAAAAGGCTCCGGGGTAACTGAGATTGCCAAATCGGGCGCTGATCAGCTTCTGGCCTGTGCCTGGCTGTCAGAGGTGGATTGGGCGTTGATCGTGATGCAGCCGATGCGCGTCGCCTATGCCCGGATGTATCATGCGCGGGTGGTGCTGATTATTACCACTGTGGCGATCATTATTCTTCTTTTCAGTATCACCTGGTTCAGTGTTCGGCGTCTCCTGTCAAGGGCTGAAGCAACCGAGAAAAAGCGCCGGGAGCTGCAGGACCAGTTATATCATGCCGCCAGGCTGGTATCGGTCGGCGAACTGGCAGCCGGCGTGGCCCATGAAATCAACAATCCCCTGGCCATTATCGGATCCCAGTGCGGGGTGATCCGGGACCTTTTCGATCCGGAATACGGGGGTGGCAAGGACATCACGGCGGAACTTGCCGATCAGATCCGCGAAGAACTGGCTGTTATCGATGATGCGGTCGGCCGGGCCGGCGATATCACCCATAAGCTTTTAAGATCCGCCCGAAAAACCGAGCCGCGCTGGGAAACGACAAATATTAATCAGACCTTGGAGGATGTGGTCAACGGATTGATCGAGCGGGAATTCCATGTCGAAAATATAGAACTGGTGCGGGATTACGCAGAGGATCTGCCGGAAATACAGGTGGATGTGAATCAGCTTCGTCAGGTATTTCAGAATCTGATTAACAATGCGGCGGACGCGATAGAGGGGTCGGGCAAGATCACCCTCACCACCCGCGTTAAGGATAACAAAGTGCAGGTCGTGATCTCAGATACCGGCAGAGGGATGAGCCAGGAGGAGCTGGGAAAGATTTTTCTCCCGTTTTTTACCACCAAGCCGGCCGGCAAGGGCACCGGTCTTGGGCTGGGTATCAGTCTGAGCATTATTGAGGCCATGGGCGGCACCATTGATGTGCAGAGCATGCCCGGCGCCGGCAGCGCATTTACCATTAGCCTGCCCATCAACCGGGGAGAAGAATCGGAAAATAATGCATAA
- a CDS encoding bifunctional acetate--CoA ligase family protein/GNAT family N-acetyltransferase: MAILNLERMFRPKSVAVIGASEKTGSLGTALMRNLIGGGFKGEIYPVNPFHPEVFNLTCFSTIKKIQKVIDLAIIATPIRYAPKIISECSKAGVGGAVVISAGGKEIGKAGVILEKEILQASKNNLRIIGPNCLGVVSTQSQLNATFASRMPATGKMAFISQSGAICTSILDFSIKENMGFSYFVSLGSMLDVDFGDMIDFVGADPEVSSIVLYIENLTHIRNFMSAARAVSRIKPIIALKAGRSHAGAKAAASHTGALASADAVYDAAFRRAGIVRVKTFEELFDCAEFLAKQPLPEGPGLAIVTNAGGPGVMAADALADHHAEPTALARETIEQLDKLLPYYWSRSNPVDILGDATPERYQMVVKTLMKAKGVDGLLIMFSPQAVADPSEVASALSDFLQDKNFPVFTVWMGGAGVAAGREIFNRAGISTFDTPERAVRAFMDLYRYARNREMLQEVPPKLQNRLTFERKAAEEIISCALAQTKGCLTEIDSKKLLNCYGIPVNETEVAKDEEIAVMLAEEMGYPVAVKIYSPDVTHKTDSGGVVLNVGSPAGIRQAFSKVTESVRLYQRDAKIEGVTIQPMLNRPDYELILGVKKDRDFGPVLLFGTGGIFTEIIQDRALALPPLNRLLARRMMEETKIFRVLKGYRNYPGANIMQIEEILIRLSQLVTDFSQISEIDINPLIITDRFAVAVDARIIVEPETVAAPLHLVISPYPDQYESYVEIMDVGRLLIRPIRPEDASLLTELFEKLSKQSIYYRFFSPMKKLPQNMLARFTQIDYDREIALVAILNSMGSEQMLGVGRVIIEYDQKNAEFAVLVGDEWHGKGIGAELMKRCLKIARMRNIERVWGLVLSDNTNMLALGKKLGFSRKLVHNSSAFELSYNFADGQDATELDQLHSVA; encoded by the coding sequence ATGGCAATACTTAATTTGGAAAGAATGTTTCGTCCCAAATCTGTTGCGGTCATCGGCGCCAGTGAAAAGACGGGCAGCTTGGGAACAGCCCTTATGCGAAACTTAATTGGCGGCGGGTTTAAAGGTGAAATTTATCCAGTAAACCCGTTTCATCCCGAAGTCTTCAATTTGACGTGTTTTTCGACCATTAAGAAAATTCAGAAGGTCATAGACCTGGCAATTATCGCCACACCCATCCGATACGCACCTAAAATAATTTCGGAATGTAGTAAGGCGGGGGTAGGGGGCGCTGTTGTCATTTCAGCCGGCGGTAAAGAGATTGGAAAAGCGGGTGTGATTTTAGAAAAAGAAATTCTGCAGGCTTCAAAAAATAATCTTCGGATTATCGGGCCAAATTGCCTCGGCGTTGTCTCCACTCAGTCGCAGTTGAACGCCACATTTGCCAGCCGGATGCCGGCTACTGGGAAAATGGCATTTATTTCCCAAAGCGGCGCCATCTGCACGTCAATTCTTGATTTTTCAATAAAGGAGAATATGGGGTTTAGCTATTTCGTTAGTCTCGGCTCCATGCTGGATGTTGATTTCGGGGATATGATTGATTTTGTGGGTGCTGACCCGGAAGTCAGCAGCATCGTACTCTATATTGAAAATCTCACCCATATAAGAAATTTTATGAGCGCTGCGCGGGCCGTTTCGCGGATCAAACCGATTATTGCCCTCAAAGCTGGTCGAAGCCATGCCGGTGCCAAAGCGGCTGCCTCCCATACAGGGGCGCTTGCCAGCGCTGATGCGGTATATGATGCTGCATTTAGACGGGCCGGCATCGTTCGAGTCAAGACATTTGAAGAACTTTTTGATTGTGCTGAATTTTTGGCCAAACAACCTCTACCAGAAGGTCCCGGCCTCGCTATTGTTACAAACGCTGGCGGTCCTGGTGTAATGGCGGCTGATGCGCTGGCTGATCATCATGCAGAACCGACGGCACTCGCAAGGGAAACCATCGAGCAACTTGATAAGCTGCTGCCGTATTATTGGAGCCGCTCCAATCCTGTAGATATTTTAGGCGATGCAACGCCTGAACGGTATCAAATGGTCGTGAAAACGCTGATGAAGGCAAAAGGAGTTGACGGGTTATTGATTATGTTCTCGCCGCAAGCGGTTGCCGATCCTTCAGAGGTTGCAAGCGCCCTTTCGGATTTTCTTCAAGATAAAAACTTCCCGGTTTTTACGGTATGGATGGGCGGTGCTGGAGTAGCGGCCGGTCGCGAGATTTTCAACCGGGCGGGGATTAGCACATTTGATACACCGGAAAGGGCGGTAAGGGCATTTATGGATCTTTACCGATACGCCAGAAACAGGGAAATGCTGCAGGAAGTTCCCCCCAAACTTCAGAATCGCCTGACGTTTGAACGGAAGGCGGCTGAGGAAATTATCTCCTGCGCTTTGGCGCAAACCAAAGGGTGTTTGACTGAAATTGATTCCAAAAAGCTTCTAAACTGCTATGGGATTCCAGTTAATGAGACTGAAGTCGCCAAGGATGAAGAAATCGCGGTAATGTTGGCTGAAGAAATGGGATATCCGGTAGCGGTGAAGATCTATTCGCCGGATGTGACACACAAAACGGATTCCGGCGGTGTTGTCTTAAACGTAGGCAGTCCGGCAGGTATCAGACAGGCCTTTTCAAAGGTTACGGAAAGTGTACGGCTGTATCAGCGTGATGCTAAAATTGAAGGCGTCACCATCCAGCCCATGCTGAACCGCCCGGATTATGAGCTGATCCTGGGGGTGAAAAAGGACCGGGATTTCGGACCCGTGTTGCTCTTTGGCACCGGCGGCATATTTACCGAGATTATCCAGGATCGGGCATTGGCTTTACCGCCTTTGAATCGTCTGCTTGCCCGTCGGATGATGGAAGAGACAAAAATTTTCAGGGTTTTGAAAGGTTATCGAAACTATCCGGGCGCAAATATCATGCAGATTGAGGAGATACTGATCCGACTGTCGCAACTGGTGACGGATTTTTCCCAGATTTCTGAAATAGATATTAATCCGCTCATCATAACCGACAGATTCGCGGTTGCGGTAGATGCCCGAATAATTGTCGAGCCAGAGACAGTTGCCGCTCCTCTGCACTTGGTTATCAGCCCGTATCCCGACCAATATGAATCCTACGTGGAAATCATGGATGTGGGGCGTTTGCTGATAAGGCCCATTCGCCCCGAGGATGCCTCCCTACTGACAGAACTTTTTGAGAAACTGTCCAAGCAAAGTATTTACTATAGGTTTTTTAGCCCCATGAAAAAGCTGCCGCAAAACATGCTCGCCCGGTTTACTCAGATTGACTATGATCGGGAAATAGCGCTTGTTGCCATTCTAAATAGCATGGGCAGTGAACAGATGCTTGGTGTCGGGAGGGTGATTATCGAATACGATCAAAAAAATGCTGAATTTGCCGTGCTAGTAGGTGATGAGTGGCATGGCAAGGGCATAGGCGCGGAGTTGATGAAGCGGTGTTTGAAAATTGCTCGCATGCGTAATATTGAGCGGGTATGGGGGCTTGTGCTGTCTGATAATACCAACATGCTCGCTTTGGGTAAAAAACTCGGTTTTTCCCGGAAATTGGTGCATAACAGCAGTGCGTTTGAATTGAGCTATAATTTTGCTGATGGACAGGATGCGACAGAATTGGATCAATTGCACTCGGTTGCCTGA
- a CDS encoding response regulator, whose translation MKHAFTLLVADSNAFVRAFLQRELSADGYQVETAEKAREIFDHLRSGSPPDLIVMDLDMPLKIGFEVLRRLYNLLPRLPVVIYTNYMEYERHEKVQWVDAFVEKSGNPTALKEAVATVLCSYDTHCMD comes from the coding sequence ATGAAGCATGCGTTTACCCTGCTGGTAGCGGATTCAAATGCCTTTGTGCGGGCATTTCTGCAACGGGAGTTGTCTGCTGACGGCTATCAGGTAGAAACGGCCGAGAAGGCCAGGGAGATTTTTGACCACCTGCGCTCGGGCTCTCCGCCGGATCTGATCGTCATGGACTTGGATATGCCCCTAAAAATAGGCTTTGAGGTGTTGAGGCGACTCTATAATCTGCTGCCCCGGTTACCGGTCGTGATTTATACGAATTACATGGAGTATGAGCGCCATGAGAAGGTTCAATGGGTGGATGCATTTGTGGAAAAAAGCGGCAATCCGACGGCGCTAAAAGAGGCCGTCGCAACGGTGCTTTGTTCGTATGATACCCACTGCATGGATTGA
- a CDS encoding DASS family sodium-coupled anion symporter, whose protein sequence is MAREKKQKVTGYDKYVDWKIFIIPVVLFFLILMLPTPYGMKDVGTEYRIGPKAVVNYITQSLFQQKSSEVNQWQLLTAQMMEQNMQMGALSKNRFMERDMGWCKKYNIPVDAQNFEEAKIFVENQLSKDKFTSLMQSALDLRKEKLKYENLTPEEKKKADEAAWHIKVSIAMAVFVIICFFTECIPLPGVAFCIGLILVFTGVVTKKNLAMLYWDDACWFIMGSLMFAAAFVKTGVDKRMCLIMFRKLARPNVKWITLIFFIIISPLAAFISDHALAAMFLPIGILLYENSLTPETREDPELAKLLMIAIAMACNIGGPGAPSGGARNVIMMTYLNDMFGFDIGYLQWVTYCFPFVVIMIPIVWFTVNWRFKPQIFSLAPAMKHLRSEIDRMGGWNRYQIVAIIIFLVMIFGWFTEKAFYQMGIYPIRLGIGTIAVAGAVAYIMAGVVNWRDYQEKVDWGVVWLYAGAIIFGRVLDETGAAYWLARSVIDFIGPLGINSGLPLMAVSNGLTAILTNLMADGPAAAAVGPIALNLAGLVHPGTTYLPFMAMSTAVASSMAYCLIIGTPPNAIVYASGYLEPKDYLRVGIPVWVCANIMLLLMTAVYWSLRGFGNLAGF, encoded by the coding sequence ATGGCCAGAGAGAAAAAACAGAAGGTAACCGGCTATGACAAGTATGTGGATTGGAAGATATTTATCATACCAGTGGTGCTTTTCTTCCTGATATTAATGCTGCCAACGCCCTATGGGATGAAGGATGTGGGTACGGAATACCGCATCGGCCCCAAAGCAGTGGTCAACTATATTACCCAGTCATTGTTTCAGCAAAAAAGCAGTGAAGTGAATCAGTGGCAGCTCTTGACTGCACAGATGATGGAGCAGAACATGCAGATGGGGGCGCTTTCCAAAAACCGCTTTATGGAACGGGACATGGGGTGGTGCAAAAAATACAACATCCCGGTGGATGCCCAAAATTTTGAGGAGGCGAAAATCTTTGTTGAAAATCAGCTCTCCAAGGACAAGTTTACCTCCCTCATGCAGTCAGCCCTGGATCTGCGCAAAGAGAAGCTCAAATACGAGAACCTGACGCCTGAAGAGAAGAAAAAAGCGGATGAGGCGGCCTGGCATATCAAGGTCTCCATTGCCATGGCCGTTTTTGTGATCATCTGCTTTTTTACCGAATGCATTCCGCTGCCGGGGGTGGCTTTCTGCATCGGCCTGATTCTTGTTTTCACCGGCGTGGTCACAAAGAAGAACCTGGCCATGCTTTACTGGGACGATGCCTGCTGGTTTATCATGGGTAGCCTCATGTTTGCCGCTGCATTTGTCAAAACCGGGGTGGATAAGCGAATGTGCCTGATCATGTTTAGGAAACTGGCCAGGCCCAATGTCAAATGGATCACCCTGATATTTTTTATCATTATCAGCCCGCTGGCCGCCTTTATCTCCGACCATGCCCTGGCCGCCATGTTTCTGCCCATCGGCATTCTGCTCTATGAAAACAGCCTGACCCCGGAGACCCGTGAGGATCCGGAGCTTGCCAAGCTGTTGATGATCGCCATTGCCATGGCCTGCAATATCGGCGGGCCGGGTGCGCCATCCGGCGGCGCCCGAAATGTTATCATGATGACCTATCTAAACGACATGTTCGGCTTTGATATCGGCTACCTTCAGTGGGTCACCTACTGTTTCCCCTTTGTGGTGATCATGATCCCTATCGTCTGGTTTACGGTAAACTGGCGGTTTAAGCCGCAGATTTTTTCCCTGGCCCCGGCCATGAAGCATCTGCGCTCTGAAATTGATCGCATGGGCGGATGGAACCGGTATCAGATTGTGGCCATCATTATCTTTCTGGTTATGATTTTCGGCTGGTTCACAGAGAAAGCCTTTTATCAAATGGGGATTTATCCCATCCGGCTGGGCATCGGTACCATTGCCGTGGCCGGGGCCGTCGCCTATATCATGGCCGGCGTTGTCAATTGGCGGGATTATCAGGAAAAGGTCGATTGGGGGGTGGTCTGGCTGTATGCCGGGGCCATTATCTTCGGCCGGGTCCTGGATGAAACCGGCGCCGCCTATTGGCTGGCGCGCTCAGTCATCGATTTTATCGGGCCTTTGGGGATTAATTCAGGGCTGCCGCTGATGGCCGTATCTAACGGCCTGACCGCCATTCTGACTAACCTTATGGCAGACGGGCCGGCTGCCGCCGCCGTCGGACCGATTGCCTTGAATTTGGCCGGATTGGTGCATCCGGGTACCACATATCTGCCCTTTATGGCCATGTCAACCGCCGTGGCCTCGTCTATGGCATACTGCCTGATTATCGGCACTCCGCCGAACGCCATTGTGTATGCATCCGGCTATCTGGAGCCCAAGGATTACCTGCGGGTGGGCATACCCGTATGGGTTTGCGCCAACATTATGCTGCTTCTCATGACGGCTGTTTACTGGAGCCTTCGGGGATTCGGCAATCTGGCCGGATTTTAG
- a CDS encoding response regulator: MTDKIKVLMVDDEEQFRATTNKILTRRGFETIMAESGATAIEKLKEDPDVVILDIKMEGMDGHETLREIKKQKPDLPVIMLTGHGDLPSARDAYGEGAFDYLSKPCDIDVLTGKIKDAYNRGTPPREYREHTVLEVMVPIHEYTTLSGDTSVKDAIQALKKSFASKVSTSRIMETGHRSVLVVDAQKRVKGVVAILDLLKMIMPAYLSAPKPSLADSIQYSPMFWNGMFSTEVRRSADKKIYDVMSPAPYAIDSTASLMEATYMMVRYQVRRLVVRQGGGVVGVIREQDLFFEMEKVLNGRSNA, from the coding sequence ATGACGGATAAAATAAAGGTTTTGATGGTTGACGATGAGGAGCAGTTCCGGGCCACCACCAATAAGATTCTAACGCGCCGGGGTTTTGAGACCATCATGGCGGAAAGCGGGGCAACGGCCATCGAAAAATTAAAGGAAGATCCGGATGTGGTGATCCTGGATATTAAAATGGAAGGAATGGATGGTCACGAGACCCTGCGGGAGATCAAAAAGCAGAAACCGGATCTGCCGGTGATCATGCTGACCGGCCACGGCGATCTTCCATCCGCCCGGGATGCTTATGGGGAAGGGGCGTTTGATTATCTTTCCAAGCCCTGCGACATCGATGTACTCACCGGAAAGATAAAGGATGCGTATAACCGTGGAACCCCGCCCCGGGAATACCGGGAGCATACCGTACTGGAAGTCATGGTGCCGATCCATGAATACACTACCCTGTCAGGAGACACTTCGGTAAAGGACGCCATCCAGGCGTTGAAAAAATCGTTTGCCTCCAAAGTGAGCACGTCCCGGATCATGGAAACCGGGCATCGATCTGTGCTGGTGGTGGATGCGCAAAAGCGTGTAAAGGGCGTGGTGGCAATCCTGGACCTTTTGAAAATGATCATGCCGGCCTACTTGTCTGCCCCCAAGCCCAGCCTGGCAGACAGCATCCAGTATTCTCCCATGTTCTGGAATGGAATGTTTTCCACTGAGGTCCGGCGGAGCGCGGATAAAAAAATTTATGATGTGATGTCACCGGCGCCGTATGCCATTGATTCCACCGCCTCTTTGATGGAGGCGACCTACATGATGGTCAGATACCAGGTGCGCCGGCTGGTGGTCAGGCAGGGGGGCGGTGTGGTCGGTGTCATCCGGGAGCAGGACTTGTTCTTTGAAATGGAGAAGGTGCTGAACGGACGCAGCAATGCTTAG